One Phoenix dactylifera cultivar Barhee BC4 unplaced genomic scaffold, palm_55x_up_171113_PBpolish2nd_filt_p 000876F, whole genome shotgun sequence genomic window, ccctctctctttctctctcctattcTCCCTCTTCCCCACCCTTTCTATCGTGTCAAGCCGCGCTCCACTGgtcttctccctcccttcctccctctccctccctccccctcttttcctctcttccgttctccctctcccccgcctttTTTGCTGTGTTGATATAGAATGTCACGGAGGTGTATTGAACATGCTGCTGGAAAACCGGTATGGGACCTCGGTACTAGCACAACAATCCTCGATCATATTTGTAACTACTGACAGCAATATTAGTGCCATATTGAATAAGTTAAAAACCATATCTTCAACCCTACTTTTAAATCTCAAtgtcatttcaaaaattttgagtTTCTACAACATGCTTCAATTTTTTATAAGTACTATGAAATCTAACAAATATCCCaccttatttttctttagaaatttGTTTTTACATTAGTTCTGAAAAATGTTTGACTTGTGTTTTTCTAATGAAAATTATGAAATCATAAAGCTTtttaacttgatatttttgaGCTCATACATACATTCTTTTTAAAACTTCTTCTATATCTGTTTTGTTCCATTTGAGCTTTCTAATAAATGTTCCATATGGAATTTGCACAATTCTTTTACATTGAAAAACAATACCATATTTGAAATATATCTGAGCCTTTAGCAAGGTAGTATATGTGGACCTTCAGTCGAGTGGTACATTAGGCCCTGTTCAAGTTATCAATAAGTACATATCTAACACTCTGGTTAGATGATATATGCAGCCTCATCCAAATTATTGATAAGGACATTTATGGATGCTTAGGCAAGTGTTATATGTGGACCTCCAGGATATATGTAGCGTCATGCAATTTACCATTGAGGATACATACAGTCTAGTATGTATTAGCAGCGACAATTTATAGGGTCTTGAAGGAATAAATGAACTTTAAAGAAAATGTGATCTACGTGAATTTactgatttttttatataaatttatgtGTTCAAATCCTTTTATAGTATCTCAGTCCTTAATTTGATATGTCATTaccattttctttcattaactcTTCACTTGAACATTCTGCTGACTTTGATTTATGCGCTATGTCCTAAAAGCCATTTGCTTACAACATAAACTTAAATTCTTTTAATTGTCGCAAAGTAATTTAGTTGCATAGCTTCAATTATCATCAAACCTTTTCAGAGTGGCTGGTGATGATTGGAGTGGGCATTTTGAAAAGGAATTAGTTTTTGGAGTGCCTTTCTGGGTCTGGGGTTTGCTGATGCAGCAGTGACAAACCAACAACTTAGCGCAGTAATGCACTACTGTTTGTAACTCATAAAGGTGTTTCGTTGGGTATGATAAACTATGTTAAAGTTTGTCATACAGTTTTTATCTAAGATCTAAGATTGTAGATATGCTAGATTTTATCTACGATCAAAAGTTCATCATACAGTTTTAGTAGTGCTCTATTCGACATATGATGGTTTAAGTAAGGCGTAATACAATTGCTACTTCACCTATATTTGATCAACTATAGTAGTTGTACCTTGAGATTTAAAAAAGTATAGTCATAAAAAAGTGTTGAACTTTTCAAGTTACATGATATGTCAGTCTTTAGAACATCAAAGTGGATTCAAAGATGCAACCTTGTTAGTACATTCAACTTGCTTGCATGCTTCCCCAACCACTTTCAAGTTGACTTCTCTCACATCATTAATATCCACATAAAACTAAAGCCTTGCTAGCAAGACCACAAATACAACTTATCAACTGTCGTTAATCATCAAGCTAATCATAATTGGCATCCCATGTATGCTATTAAGATAGGAATCAAACAATAAATCATAGATGGGAGCTAGATCAGAACAAATCATGTATCAAATCGTAGATCATAAGATTTTTCTTGATTCCTTTCGaaactttttatcacataaaagaaattcaaaaatcaaaacttaagtcaACTATAGAGTAGACAAATGGAGAATGAAAGGTCGTACATATAAAATGTCCAGTTTCCACCATCATAAGCCTATAAATAGAACGTATAATGAAACAAACATTTTTGTCTACTTATTCAAGAtgtttatataaaatatatcaatCAATTATCCTTTTAGGTAGTTGTTTTATAAACAACAAGGATAAGATTTAAACATATGGTtgtaaaatatgttattttcctCCTTACTCCAtgaacccaactataaatttgctAATTTTACTCCTCAATAATTAGTTATTTTTGATAATTAATTTATAAGCCATGTAGCCAAATAAATTATAAAGGCTTCTACATGATTTCATATGTAAATAGCATAACCAATGTGGTTCTTATGATCCATGCACTGTGTTGTCCATGATATCAATCTAGATCCTATGGTACAAATTGATTCTGGTCTAAGGATGAGATCTAGATCAATTGAAGCCACTTCGATCTATATCATAAGATCCAGCTCGCAAATAGTAAGTTTTTAACAAAATAGACCCCATAAAAGGGAAGCATGCAATAAGCTTTAAGTCTTGAAATTTATCGATTAATCCTATGGATCACTTTGCATGATCCTATATTTTTCAATCTAAAATTATGATGCTTTACtcatttgaatttcttcctAGATTACAATGTAATAATAAGACTGTGTTTTGGACTATGTTAACCCATAAAAGAATAAGCATATGCTTTGAATTGCTTCCCGAACTAAAATGCCAAAACAAAATCATTTTCTTCATTACAAACATTTGCTTGCTTGCATAATGTCTTTTGCTAGCTTAGATAGCCTAGAGAACCTTTAAGATAGCTACATCTTCAATGAGGTATTGAAGGCATGCAAATACCTTGGGAATCCGTGACTTCCTTGTGCACCATGTCAGCACTCCCTTCACACATTTATCACATAGCAATGTCAACTTTCCCAAAACACCCTAGCGAATCCTTAGGCTCTTTTGTTAACCACTATATAGCTAGATTCTATAGACAAtagatgcattttttttttcctaaaaaggTCCAGCTTCTATCATAAGGTACAAAGAATAGTCTAAAACTTAATATCAAGATTTGACAAAACTACTAACAAGGAAACCCGTGCAAACCAAACAATCTTGCAAAAGATAGCAagcaaaatgaaaagaattctGTTTTTCCGCATGAGATGAATCGTGCCACCTTTATTAGCAGACTATCTCAACCTTTAATCATGATAAAATCATGTGAAGTGATCACAAAAAATTGTGCAACAATTGACCATTGAGCACTTTGGTTGGCAGCAATTTGGCTAAATATACAAGAAGTACGAACCTACCACATTAGGATATCGTAACAATTTATGACTTAGAACCATGGACCAatatcctagaaagaaactgtAGTCTTAGGTGTTTCTTGCTTTGACGCTAATTGAACTAAAAACGAGCAGCACAGAACAGCATGAAGACCAGGTACCCTAAAGTGACATTGTTACCAAGAGCAATATACAAGCAAGAGCACCaagcaaaaaaggaaaatattatACAACAACAAATCTGTTTTTTATTATGATGGTTCACCAAGTTTCAACATTTAAATTACCCAAGAGGCATTTTAAAAGTATCAAAATATGAAGTCTGCTTTGAAATGATCTAAACCTTCTAGTTTTTGAGTAGGCTGCACCTTCAAAAAAAGATGCAGAAATaatgaaaacaaacaaaaaaaaaaaaagagtggtaAATTCCAGCCAAAGTTGATCATGGGCTGGGCCTCGGGCCTAAActctattcatttttaatcgAGCTTCGGGTTGGGCTTATGTAAAATTTGACATTTTCTATGCCCAAGCCCGGCCCATAATTAGCTATGATTCCAGGTCACATCTGAAATTTTCAACTCCATGCCAATGTTCCTTCTCTTAGGTCAGATGAGTTTTTTGATTGAAAGAAAGTATTTGGGAAGAGTAGATATATGAttaagttatgtaaagaaagcATATAGAAAAAGGGCAAGAAGATAAACAAAGAGAAGGATAAGATGAGGAGAaagacaaaataaaagaaattataCATATCTTGGCAAATTGTGAAGTTAGGCTTGATTTTGAATAGAAATAGCAGTGAGGGACAGAGTTTTCAACTGGCCAATTTTTTCTGGATCTGGGCACTAGAGGCTTCTACATGGTTGCTAGTTTAATCCATTATCATCTAGAATTACCAGTGAATCTTCATTTTGATCAGCAGAGGTGATTTTTAAGTAGACGATgtgaattaaaaaaatcaatatgGCCAATAAATAAGGGAAGCTACGGTAAAAGATATGGGGGATAATAATGAAATAACTTTAACTCTccaaaaaataagaatatatatttttcagacATATAACAAATTAAGATAAGCATATCAGGTTATGTATGCATCTGACATGAAGAATTCATCATTTAAGGATCTGATTGGTTAGCTGATATCCAGTTCCCTTGTTAGTTCCTCAAATATGTAATCATGTGCAGAATACAATTAAGTTGGTGAAGATAACGTCATCAAAAATTTTTCCCTCATCCACTACAACTCCTGTTCATCCAAAGCTACTCTTCTTCCCCATAGTAATGCCCCTAAATCCTTAACTTGGAATATTCTAAAGAAATAACAAGGGAGCCTttttctcttttgataaactgtATCTTAgacttcaattaaaaaaaaaaatgcattccACATCTTGACTAAACTTCCCACTGGAAGTCGATTAGAAGCACAAATaaaaataacactaattttattaTGTTAAACAAGAACCAAAAACTGCTTGCCTTATGTACATGCCATCCATGCCAGAACAATGTCAGATCCACCATTGCATCTTCGGTACATGAAAAGATAGAAGTTTGCAATACTAAGATCATTGTTTCAACAACAATCCAACATCAAGTCTTATGCTTCGATGAACATGAATTAGGTAACCTTCATCCACTATAATCGAAGCACGAATTCTACCAGCTTCCCACCCATAATGGCCAACCCCTCTTCATAAAATGTTCAAAAATCGGTTCCCTCAAAACTATCAATAGAACGAGAAAATTCAACAAATTGACaatgaaggaacaaaggaaggaTAACGAAAGAGGGAAAACGTAAATACCCCACGCTTGCTAGCATAACCGCCGGCAGAGCCTTGGTCTCTGCAGTTGATCGCCAGGAGAAGCCGCATCCAGACGGGGCAGCCAGCTTTCTCCATCTGCTCCCGGAGAAACCTCACCGTCGGatctatatataaaaaaaaaaagaaaaccagcACCAATGCATATAAATTATTTGTCGAAATGCTAGCATCTAATCTATGCTTCAAACATCGATGGACaagaataagagagagagagagagagagagagagagagagagagagagagagagagagaggagttgtACGTTTGAGGCCCTCGCGGATCCTATCTGTGCACCCCTCCTGGGACATGCCGGCGTTGGGGTTGTTGGTCTCGTCGCTGGTGCTCGCGGAGACGATGGGCACGGCCGCGGCCTCGCCCTCCATCACTGCGTCAGGCTCTCTCCGGCGGCCGCGagaggaaagagaaaagaaagtgtttttttttttttttgctgttttGTTTCTTCAAGATTTTTCAGGGTTTTTCTGTGGAGGGCGAGTTTAGCTCGCGCCGCGCAGGTTGCAGGCAAGCCTGGGACACGTGTGAccgaaaaataattaaaaactagGAAGGAACCGCGCTGCGGTTTTTTTAATACATACTTCTCATATATATAAGCGGTATTATCAACTTTCGGCCCCTACTTATATGGTATTTTGTCTAAGAGAGGTAGTCAAAGAGTTAGAGATGTagagctttttcttttttatgtctGAAATATCTTTATGAGCCCATTGATGACTAGAGATTGGTGGTCCAAAGTTTTTATCTGTATGCAAAAGTATTATGAGTTTATATTATGACTTGAGAGGTTTGATCTCCTAAAAAGATAGCATCACAGATTGCCTTCATATCAGGGGCTGcacttatatttttatttttattttatttatctgCATGCTTATTTATCTATTTGCTTGTTATCTTCAAGCAACATCGTGTGTGTAGACACTTTTCCATCCAAAAATGCATATGAAATTTGTACTTTTTAAtcattttcttgtttattaGCTTTGCGCTACAAAAACAAATCATTAACTAAAGTTGTTTAATAGGACAATATTGGACAATTTTAAGTACGATAATTTCGGCAAAGTTGCCCAAAAAAGATTGGAGATGTTTTCTTCTTTTACAGGCAACAATAGCATGAAAGCTTAAAAATCTCTTTGAGAAATAAACATGTCATTCATGTGAATCCAAAGTTCATATATCCCAAAACATGCTAATGGTATGTAGTCACAAGTTTAAGTTGCAAATAAAATCTCTTTGTTAGAATTTGgagaattaagaatattgttgccCATGAACCCTttctaataataaataaataaaaaattaatgtcTCATGAGTGGAACTGATGAAGCGggttcaggtttggtttgatttGGTTGGATCTTGGACTCGGACCGGTCCAACAAAACCGGTTGATTCATAACCCTAGAGGATATAAAAACGGGTGGGGTGGAGCCATCGGACCTTCCAACCTCTCTTCTCTCCATTCCCCTTCCAagtcaaaagagaaaaaagggaaaaagaaggcgAGACAGCGGCATCCGCTAAACCCCAAATCTGTGCGTCGGCCGCCGCCCGCCGCCGGACGGATCCGGCCATCTCtcgagaaaagaaaaacaagaaggcaAGAAGACGAAAAatagggaaaaaaagaagaagaaagatagagacgagagagagagagagaggcaattTTTCATCAAGAACTTCAATAGGTATATGATTCCCATCATGCCCCACCCATGATTGTTCTAACTTTAGAAATCTCAAATCAATCGACTACCTTCTTGGCCTTTTTCTCCTGCAATTTTATTGTGTCGATTTTGTTGTATTATTAGTCTGAATGCTATTGTTTTCGCTTATGTTACTCGATTTCTTTCCTTTAATGTTTGTGGTATTATTTTTAAACTTATTTAGctgttttcttttgctttttggcCAATTATTGTTTTGGTTATGCTGTACATATGAGATGTTGTTAGCTAGATGGATTTATTATATCTGAAATAGTGGATATACTGTTAATTCCGTTGAACTCTCgattaaaaggaaaaaattatTGGGTATTATCAGGTAGGGTTTCGGAGATTTCGTTTACCAGTTGATTTTTGCTGGACGGTATAGTGTTTATGGATCCTATGATGGAAGAGCAGTTGGATTATGGGGATGAGGAGTATGGGGGAAGCCAGAAATTGCAGTACCAGGGAAGTGGAGGAGCGATCCCGGCAATTGCAGAGGAGGAGATGATGGGGGAGGATGATGAGTATGATGATCTCTATAATGATGTCAACATTGGTGAGGATTTCATGCAGACCATGCAGCAAAGGCGCGAGCCACCTGTTTCTCTCAGCAATGGTGGATTACTTAACCAGAAGACAGATGGCCCTGGTTCAGCCACTCCCCAGATGGGAGGCCAGGCCAGTGTGAGCATCGCAGGACTTGGGGAGGAAGGGAAGGAGCTGAAGCCTGCTTATGGGCCCCTGGAAACTGAGCAGAAGTCTGGTGGGTTGCTTGCTAGAAAGGGATTGGAAGAGGGGAGTGGTGATTTTCCTGAAGGGTTTTCTCATCAAGGAAGTAAGGCTCCAGAGACTGTCCAAGAGAGTAATGTAGGGAATGCTGGGTTTCATGGAAATTCTGCAGCACCTTCGCCACCAAAACCTGGTATGGATCCCAAGTATGCTGGTGGGCCTTTGTCACTAACATCAGATTCGGCGAGAAGTGGTGTCAGGAACCCCCAGCCGGTGCCTGTGAATCAGGCAGTAACAACTGCCGCATACCATGTGGTGATGAATGATAATTCAAGGTCAGGAATGGGATTGGTGGGTAATGATGGCGCAGCCATGCTCGTTGTGGGGGACCTGCACTGGTGGACAACTGATGCTCAGCTTGAGAGTGTGATGTCGCAGTATGGGAGGGTGAAGGAGATCAAGTTCTTTGAAGAGAGAGCTAGTGGGAAGTCGAAGGGTTACTGTCAGGTTGAGTTCTATGATGCTACAGCTGCAGCTGCCTGTAAGGAAGGAATGTATGGTCATGCTTTTAATGGGCGAACTTGTGTGGTGGAATATGCTTCTCCTCAGATTTTGAAGCAGATGGGTGCAGCTTATACGAGCAGACAATCTCAAGCACAACCTCAGCAACAGGGAAGGAGGCAGATGAATAGTGGGATGGGTAGAGGTGGTGGATGGGGTGGTCGAGGTGGACAGGGACCGCCCAACAGGGGTCAAGGCAATGCTGGGCCCATGAGGGGAAGGGGAGCTATGGGTGCAAAAGGA contains:
- the LOC120103667 gene encoding cleavage and polyadenylation specificity factor subunit 6-like, encoding MDPMMEEQLDYGDEEYGGSQKLQYQGSGGAIPAIAEEEMMGEDDEYDDLYNDVNIGEDFMQTMQQRREPPVSLSNGGLLNQKTDGPGSATPQMGGQASVSIAGLGEEGKELKPAYGPLETEQKSGGLLARKGLEEGSGDFPEGFSHQGSKAPETVQESNVGNAGFHGNSAAPSPPKPGMDPKYAGGPLSLTSDSARSGVRNPQPVPVNQAVTTAAYHVVMNDNSRSGMGLVGNDGAAMLVVGDLHWWTTDAQLESVMSQYGRVKEIKFFEERASGKSKGYCQVEFYDATAAAACKEGMYGHAFNGRTCVVEYASPQILKQMGAAYTSRQSQAQPQQQGRRQMNSGMGRGGGWGGRGGQGPPNRGQGNAGPMRGRGAMGAKGMGGPGGGFGTGATGGPYGPAGGMMHPQGMMGAAFDPTYMGGGGPYGGFSGPAFPGMMPPFQAVSSVGLPGVAPHVNPAFFGRGMSGNAMGMMGGNGMEGHSAGMWTDMGIGGWTGEDHGRRTRESSYGGDDVAADYGYGEVNNERVERSNASREKERGSERDWSGSSERRYRDEREKERDRSDKERYREEKDRYMDHRQRDRDWDNEGDWDGGHSSSRSRNKSRTVQEEYYRSHSRDADYGKRRRLPSD